AGTCCCACGGCGGCCATCAGCAGGACCAGCGCAGCCACGAAGCCCGGCTGCTGCAGCTGGAACCCCCAGCCCAGCGCCTGGCCCGCGGCGCGCAGCGCGATCACCAGCAGGCCGATCACCGCAAACGCCGCCAGCACGCCGGCGGTGTACCAGAGCGCGTGGCGGCGCGCGGCGGCGCGGCCGGAGCCGGTCTGCGCCAGCCCGAGCACCTTGAGGGAGAGGATCGGCAGCACGCAGGGCATGACGTTGAGCAGCAGGCCGCCGGCAAGCGCCAGCAGCAGGGCGGCCAGCACGCCGGTGCCCGCCGCGGCCGGCGGCGTGCTGCGCGCGGCGTTGTCGCTGGTGGCGTCCGGGGTTGCCGCGGGCGCGCTGGCGTCGCCGCCCGGGGCCACGCCGCTGCCGGTGCCGGAGGTCGGCAAGCGCGCCGCGCCGCTGTCGCCACTGCCGGCTTCGACATCACCCCCGCCGCCGGCGGCGTTGTCGCGGACGCCCGCGTCGGCCCCAACCGCCGTGGCCGCGTCGCCGGGCGTCGTTGCTGGCGTCGCGGCGGGCGTGACCGTTCCGGCCGGAAGCGCCAGGCGCACGCTGCGCGTCATCGGCGGGTAGCAGATGCCGTCGTTCTGGCATCCCTGGAACGTGGCGGTCAACGTGGCCTGGCGGGCTTCGCCGTGCCTGCGCAGCAGTGGCAGCGGCACGTCGACCTGGTCGAAATAGACCACCACGTCGCCAAAATGTTCGTCGTGGTGCGACACGCCGCGCGGCCAGCGCGGCGCCGCGGCGGTGATGCCGTCGGCCTCGAGCCGGAAGCTGCTGCGGTCCCGGTACAGGTAGTAGCCGGGCGCCGGGGTGAAGCGCATCAGCACCGTGTTGCCGTCGCCGGCAATCGCTTCGAAGCCGAACGCCTGCGCTTCTGGCAGTGGCAGCGCGTCCGCCCTGCCGCCTGCGGACAGGGCTGGCGCGCCGGGCTGCGGTGCGCCGCCGCCGAGGGCGCGGCCGAGCGCGGCGAAGCCGGCGTCAGGGGCCGCACTCGAGGGCGCAGCCGGCAGGGCCACGGTCACGATGCGCGTCTGCGGTGGATAGCAGACGCCCAGGTCGGCGCAGCCCTGGTAGCGGACCTTCAGGCGCGTGCTGGCGGCAGCGCCGGCCTGCCCGGTGAGCACCGCCTCGACGCGGCCGCGATACGTCTCGACCTCGCCGAAGAATTCGTCGGTGTGCCGGCGCCCGGCGGGCAGCTGCAGGCCGCGGGCATCCACCGAAAAACCGGCGTCCACGGGCTCGGCGCCCATGCGGTGGCGATACAGGTAGTAGCCGTCGGCGATCGTCCAGGCGAGCTCGATGCGCCCCGCGTCGGTCGCCTGGGCGCGCAGCACGAAGGCTTCGTCGACCGGCAGCAGGTCGTCGACGTCGACGGCGGCAACGGCCAAGCATGGCAGGAAAAGCAGGGCGAGCGCCAGGCATGCGCGGCGCCAGCTGGCGGCAGACGTGATGGAGGGAGCGTTCAACGGGCGCCGGGTGCGGGGAGGGCAGCCTAGGGTAGCGGAGACATGGCCCGCAGGCAGGCGGCGCGTCGGGATGAGCGGCCCCTGGGACACACAGTTGCGTGCTCCCCGTGCATCGGGCAGGCCGGCGATTGCCGCCGGCATGCCATGCGAGGGCCGGCGACATCGGCCGGCCCTCGCAGGTGGAACCTTGCCTCAGCGGACAGCGCTGCGGATAGCCGGTGCCGATACCTTGGCCGGTGCAGCGACAACCTTCGACGGCGTGGCCGTCGTGGAAGGACGGTACGGCGGACGCAGCTTCGGGTTGCGCGGCGTGTCGCCACCGGGCGTGCCGAGTTCGCAGACCGTCGGCGTGGTGGAGGTGAACAACGCGTTGCTCGCCCACTCCGGATGGTCGATGAACGGGTTGCGGTTGCCCTGGTACGCGGCCACCACTTCGTTGCGCGCGCGCTCGGCGTCATCCGGCGGATCGCCGGCGTGCCAGTCGAGCAGGGTGGACAACATGCCCATGTAGGCCGGCGACGACGACGTGCCCACGATCAGGCTGCGGTTGTTGGTGAGCTCGAGGTCGGGCTCGGCCTGGCCGTTGGTCGGGTGCACGCCGCCTTCGTAGCGGATCGCCATGTACAGCACCGCACGTGCCATGTCGCCCTTGCGCGCGCCCCAGGCTTCGAACGAACCCTGGTTGCCGTTCGGTCCCTTGAACCAGTTCGAGTTGCCGGGATACGTGCCGCTGCCGCCGCCACGGCCGTTGTTGGCCTCGGTGACGCGCTCGGTGCAGCCGGACGCCTGCGTGCAGTTGTCGAAGGGCATGTTGCCGCGATTGGAGTTGTAGAGCTCGTCGCTCAGGTAAAGCATGTGCGCATCGGTGTACGGGGCGTTGGGGAAGCCCTTGTTGCCGGTGGTGCTGGGGAAGCCGAGCGAGTTCGGCCAGGTGTGTTCGCGGTTGTACTTGTTGCTGCCGCCGCTGCCGGCGCGGTCGGTGCCCTTGGTGTAGCTGCGGTTGCGGTACACGTCGAGGATCTTGCCGGCGTCGTTCGGGTCTTCGTCGGCGATCTCGAGGATCGTCCAGGTGCTGGTGCCGCTGCCGCTGTACGGATAGGCCACGTGGCCGTTGATGGTTTCGTGCAGCGAGCAGCGCAGCTGGCCGGGGCTGGAGGTGTTCACCAGGCCGTAGTAGCCCGCACCGCCGTTGCCGCCGCCGAGCGGGAGCTTCACCTTGAACGCCACGTCGGTGTCGGCTTCAAGCGCAGCGCCGTCGAGGTCGGCGATGTGCGTCGCGTCAACCAGCAGCGAGCACGCCTGGCCAGGCACCAGCGGCTTGGCCGGGGTGAGGGCGAAGGTGGTCGCCTGGGCGACATGGTCGAGGTCGAGGCGCTGGCGGCGCAGGCCGTCGCAGGCCAGCACGAACGCGCCGGGCTGGGCGACCACCGGCTCGCTGAAGGTCACGCTCAGGTCCGCGGCGTACGGGAAGTCGGTGCCGCCGTTGGCCGGGAACGTGGTGGTGACGCGCGGCGCGGCGTTGCCGGCCTCGCCGAAGGACTGGTTGTTGTTGCAGGTGCCGAAGGTCTGGGTGGCCGAGTCCGCCCAGCTGAAGCTGGCGTAGGTGTTGCCGGTGCCGCCCAGCTGCAGCGACGTGCCGACCGGCGCCATGTTGGACTCGAAGACACCGATGTCGGTGCTGGTCAAGCCCGCGGCCGGACCGTTGCTGGCGGTCATCGCGCCTTCGTAGCTCAGGAACTGGACCACGTTGCCCTGCGGGTCGATCAGGGCGATGCCGTCCGGCGAGCCGTTCTGCAGGCCGTCCAGCGGATAGTTGATGGTGGCCAGCCGCACCTGGCCGCCGCACGCGACCACGTTGCCCGCGGGCACCGCGGTGGTGGAATAGCTGGCGTTGTTGCTGCCGTTGTAGAGCACGACCTGGTAGCCGCTCAGGCTTTCGCCCGCGCTGGCGACGATCTCGATCGCCTCGCCCACGTCGGTGCCGGCGTTGTCGTAGTGGATCTCGTTGACGAAGACGTCAGCGTGAGCCGGAAGTGCTGCGAACGCGGCCAGCGCGATCGCGCAGCGGACCGATAGTGTGGAACGACGCATAGGTGACTCCCCTGTGAAAGCGGGCGAGCGTACCCCGCCCATATGACGGTTGCCATAGCAAGCGCACGCAGCTTTCCATTTGCCTGCACGCCGGCGTGACGCCGTCCACGTATCGTGATGACTCCCCCGCATTCACGCCGAATCGATGTTCTCTCCGATCCACAGCTCCAGGGCCCTTGCGGGCCTGGTCGTCGTTCTCCTGGGCCTTGCCGCCGGGCCCGTCGCCGCGCGCGAGGCGGCGGATATCGAGATCGCGCTCGGCGCGTCCAACACCACCGACCGCGAGTTCACGCCGGTCGCATCGGTGGCCTGGCTGCCGGAGCTCATGCAGATGCACAACGCCGTGCTGCGCGCAGATGCAGGCGTTGTCTACGTCGACGGACGCGGCGACGTGGTGGGCCGTGACCTGGGCGACAGCGTGGTGGTGGGCCATGTCGGCCTGCGCTACGAGCGCACCGACAACGGCCTGACGCTGGGCGCCGGCGTGGGCGGTCAGGCGGGCGAGACCGACGCCCTGTCGGGCGACGTGCAGTTCATCACCACCGGCGGCTGGCGCTGGGAGCGGTTCTCGCTGCTGGTGCGCCACATCTCCAATGCCAGCCTGAACTCGCCCAATGACGGCGAGACCATGCTCGTGGCCGGCTGGCGCTTCTAGCGCACCCGCCGGGCGCGTTCCGCCCGGCGCACATCCTTGTTCCGCCGGGGCCTTGATCCCGGCCCGCCCCGCCCCATCTTCCGTGCATCCCGGCATTGCCGGGTTTTCGTGGCCCGGGTTTTGGCACTCGGCATGGCCGACTGCTAGAATTCGCGCCCGATACCCCCGTTTCTTCAACCCAATCAATAACTTGTGAGGATTGCCATGAACCTGAAGCCGCTCTACGACCGCGTGGTCGTCAAGCCCATCGAAGCCGACGAAGTCTCCGCCGGCGGCATCCTGATCCCGGACAACGCCAAGGAAAAGCCCACCAAGGGCGAAGTGGTCGCGGTCGGCGAGGGCAAGGCGCTCGACAACGGCACCGTGCGCGCGCCGAAGGTCAAGGTCGGCGACAAGGTCATCTACGGCCAGTACTCCGGCTCCGCCTACAAGCTGGAAGGCGTCGAATACAAGATCGTGCGCGAAGACGACATCCTCGCCGTCCTCGGCTGAGCCCCGCGCCCCACTTCTTCCACCCCTGATCCCAATTCGAGGTAATTCCAATGTCCGCCAAGGAAATCCGTTTCGGTGAGGACGCGCGCGCAAAGATGGTGCGCGGCGTCAACATTCTCGCCAATGCCGTCAAGGCGACCCTCGGCCCGAAGGGCCGCAACGTCGTGCTCGAGAAGAGCTACGGCGCCCCCACGATCACCAAGGACGGCGTGTCCGTCGCGAAGGAGATCGAGCTCGCCGACAAGTTCGAGAACATGGGCGCGCAGATGGTGAAGGAAGTCGCGTCCAAGACCTCCGACAACGCCGGTGACGGCACCACCACCGCCACCGTGCTGGCGCAGGCGCTGATCCGCGAGGGTTCCAAGGCGGTCGCCGCCGGCATGAACCCGATGGACCTCAAGCGCGGCATCGACCAGGCCGTCAAGGCCGCCGTCGCCGAGCTGAAGGCCATGTCCAAGCCCACCGCCGACGACAAGGCGATCGCCCAGGTCGGCACGATCTCGGCCAACTCGGACGAGTCGATCGGCACGATCATCGCCGACGCGATGAAGAAGGTCGGCAAGGAAGGCGTGATCACCGTTGAAGAAGGCTCGGGCCTGGACAACGAACTCGACGTCGTCGAGGGCATGCAGTTCGACCGCGGCTACCTGTCGCCGTACTTCATCAACAACCAGCAGTCGATGTCGGCGGACCTGGATGACCCGTTCATCCTGCTGCACGACAAGAAGATCTCCAACGTCCGTGACCTGCTCCCGGTCCTGGAAGGCGTCGCCAAGTCGGGCAAGCCGCTGCTGATCGTCGCCGAGGAAGTCGAAGGCGAGGCCCTGGCCACGCTGGTCGTCAACACCATCCGCGGCATCGTCAAGGTCGTCGCCGTCAAGGCGCCGGGCTTCGGCGACCGTCGCAAGGCGATGCTGGAAGACATGGCCATCCTCACCGGCGGCACCGTGATCTCCGAAGAAGTCGGCCTGTCGCTCGAGAAGGCGACCATCAAGGACCTCGGCCGCGCGAAGAAGATCCAGGTCTCCAAGGAAAACACCACGATCATCGACGGCGCGGGCGAGAGCTCGGGCATCGAAGGCCGCATCAAGCAGATCAAGGCGCAGATCGAGGACACGTCCTCCGACTACGACAAGGAAAAGCTGCAGGAGCGCGTTGCCAAGCTCGCCGGCGGCGTGGCGGTGATCAAGGTCGGTGCCTCGACCGAGATCGAGATGAAGGAAAAGAAGGCCCGCGTCGAAGACGCCCTGCACGCCACGCGCGCTGCGGTGGAAGAAGGCGTGGTCCCGGGCGGCGGCGTTGCGCTGGTGCGCGCGCTGCAGGCCATCGGCCAGCTCAAGGGTGCCAACGAAGACCAGAACCACGGCATCGTGATCGCCCTGCGCGCCATGGAAGCCCCGCTGCGCGAGATCGTCACCAACTGCGGTGAAGAGCCGAGCGTGGTGCTGAACAAGGTCAAGGACGGCAGCGGCAACTACGGCTACAACGCCCAGACCGGCGAGTACGGCGACATGATCGCGTTCGGCATCCTGGACCCGACCAAGGTCACCCGTTCGGCACTGCAGAACGCGGCCTCGATCGCCGGCCTGATGATCACCACCGAAGCGATGGTGGCCGAGCTTCCGAAGAAGGACGAGCCGGCCATGCAGGGCGGCGGCGACATGGGCGGCATGGGCGGCATGGGCTTCTAAGCCAGTCTCCAGTTGTCACACCGCACCACGAAAAACCCCGCCGCGAGGCGGGGTTTTTCTTTGCCCGGGTCAGGGGAGCGCCAGGCAGTGCGCTTCGCTGGGGCGCGCCAGGCAACGCGCCAGGGGCTCCGCCGCAGCATGTGCCGCGAGGCCGGATTCCAGGGTGGCCAGGACTTCATGCTGCCCCTGCCGGTGGGCCAGCAACAGCGACAGCATCCACGGCCGCATCCAGTAGCGGTCGCCGGTCTCCGGAGGTCTCGTGCCGCGCATTTCCGCGGCAAGCTTCGCCGCCTCCGCCAGCTCGCCCCGCACCAGGTGCAGCTCCGCGTGTGCCTGGGTGTGCATCATCTGCGGCGGCTCACCGTCTGCCATTGGACACCCGGCAAGCGTCCGCGCCGCGCCGCCGAGGTCACCCAGCCGGAGCTGGACGCTCGCGCGTACTCCGCAGCTGCCGTATCCGGTCGCTGACGCCCGGTAATCGTGCTGGCCAAGGATCTGCCAACTGCGCTCCAGGTCGACAAGGGCGGCACCGTGGTCACCCAGCGCGGCTCGCACGTAGCCGCTGTAGCGGAAGCAGGCCTCGACGTGGAGGTCGCTGCGTTCGAGCGCCGTGTTGATCTCGTTGGCGATCGCGTAGTGCTCGAGTGCCTCGGCGTGACGTCCGCGCCACTGCAGGAAGGCGGCCAGCTGGCAATGCACGGATGATCTGGTCGAGTGCGGCCTGGTGTAGATGCGGTCGGCGATGGCGGCGGCTTCGAACGCGATCTGCTCGGCACGGGCATGGTCGCCTGCCCGGCTGAAGCTGGGCACCTGGTTGGCAAGTGCGCTGGCGTGCCAGCCGCTGTCGGTGCCGTCGAGCAATCGCGACAGCCGGATTTCCTCCTCCGCGAGCGCGACGATCCGCGCGGTGTCGTCCGGATCCGTTGCATTCATCGCAGTGCCCAGGCCGCCGAGCGCGGTGAGGTGCAGCTCGGTGTCCTGCAGTCCGTGCTGCAGCAGGGCCTCCAGCACCTCCTCGAACATCACCTTGGCGGCGTGGGGGTCGCTGCTGAACAGGCCCATGGCGAGCGTGGTCTTCGCCTCGAGGAGCGGCCGTGGATCATTTGCGCCCGCAAGTGCCAGCTCCGCGAACGCCACGCCCGCGCGCGCGTGCGCGAGCGCGGCATCGACTTCGCCGCGATCGCGCATCAGACGGCTGAGATCGCTCTCGACGCGGGCGCGTTCCGCGTGCGCGTCGGGGGCGTGGACCGCGAACAGGTCGCGGGCCTGCTCCAGGTCGGTGCGTGCTTCATCGACGTGGTCCAGCTCCAGTCGCGCCCTGCCCGTGAGCATCAGGATGTCCGCCGCGGCGAGCGGATCATCCGCAAGGACCTCAGAGCGCGCGCGTTGCGCGCCTTCGCCCAGAAGTTCCAGCGCATCCGGTACGCGGCCGTTGGCCGGCTCGGTCGACGCGAACACGCGCTGCAGGAAATCGCGGACGAGGATCGCGCGCTGCGCCTGCACCCGTGCGTTCGCCGCTTCGTTCCTTGCCACGCTGGCCTGCCACAGGGTGGCCCCGATGCCGCCCGCCAGACTGGCCGCCAGCAACACGCCAGCCGCCACCCCAAGCGCATTGCGCGCCACGAACTTCCGAACCCGGTAGCCAAGGCCCGGCGCCTGCGCCAGCACCGGCATGCCGTCCAGCCAGCGGCGCAGGTCGTCGGCGAAGGATTCGGCGGATGGATAGCGTGCGCCCGGCTGCTCGGCCAGCGCCTTGAGCAGGACGCGGTCGAGGTCGTTCTTCAGCGGCACGTAGTGGCGGTGGCAGGCGTCGCGGCTGTCGCGCACCAGCTGCGAGGGACGCGTGGTGGTGCCGGCGCCGGTGGCGGCCTGCGGCGTGCGCCCGGTGAGCAGGCGGTGCAGCAGGGCGCCCAGGCCGTAGACGTCGATCGCGGTGCTCGGCGGCGCGCCGTCCATCTGCTCCGGTGCGGCGTAGCCGGGTGTCATCGCCCGCCACATGGTCTGCGTGGCCTCGTCGGTGGAGTCGGTGAACTGGCCGATGCCGAAGTCGAGCAGGCGTACGTGGCCGCCGGCTTCGACCAGGACGTTGGATGGTTTCAGGTCGCGGTGGATCACCAGGTTGCGGTGGGCGTAGGCCACGGCGTCGCAGACCTGCAGGTAGAGCCGCACGGTCGCGCGCGCATCGGGCGAATGCGCTTCGCACCAGCGGTCGATGCGCTCGCCCTCGACCAGCGGCATCGCCAGCCAGCAGGTGCCGTCGGCGGCGCTGCCGGAGTCGGTGAGCGGGGTGATGTTGGGGTGGTTGAGGCGGGCGAGGATGGCGGCCTCGCGCTGGAAACGCTCACGCCCGGTGGCGCCCAGCGCGGCCAGCGTCAGGATCTTGATCGCCGCGTGCTGGCGCGCCATGCCGTCGTCGCGTGATGCGCGGTAGACCACGGCCATGCCGCCGCGGCCGAGCTCGGACTCCAGGGTCCAGCTGCCCAGCCTGCAGCCCGCCAGGTCGCCGCGCAGCGGGTCGAGCGAGGCGCGCGGGCGCACGTGTGCGTTGGTCAGCTGTTCCAGGCGATGGGCGACGGCCGGGTCGGGCCGTTGCGCGGCGAGCCAGGCCGCGCGTTCGCCTTCGGGCAGGTCCAGCCACTGGTCGAAGAGGGTGTCGGCGGCGCGCCAGTCGTCGAGGTCACGCGGGTCGATCGGCATGGTCGTCGTCGAGGAAGGCCTGCAGGAAGGCCCGCGCGCGCTCCCATTCGCGCTGCGCGGTGCGCTCGGAGATGCCGAGCAGGGTGGCGACTTCGGCGAATTCCAGGCCTCCGAAGTAGCGAAGCTCGACCACCTGGCGGCGTTGCGTGCTGATCGCGTCCAGCGCCTCCAGGCCTTCGTGCAGGGCGAGGATGGCGGTGTCGGCGACCGGAGCTGCCGGGAACTGATCGTCCAGCTCGACGTGGGCCAGGCCGCTGCCACGCTTCTGCGCGGATCCGCTGCGGGCGTTCTCCACCATGATCCAGCGCAGCGCCTGGGCCGCGGCGGCGAAGAAGTGCCGGCGATCGGCGAGGCGCAGGTTGTTGCTGCCGGTGACGCGCAGGAACAGCTCGTGGACCAGGACGGTGGGGCTGAGGGTGGCGTCGTGGCCGCGCAGCCGCGAGCGCGCCATGCGCCTGAGTTCGGGGTACAGCGCTTCGAACACCGCACCCAGGCGCTCGGGCTCGCCATTGCGCGCGTCGGCAAGCAGTTGAGTGATATCCGTTTCGACCACGCCGGCCTCCCCGCCTGGGCGCAAGCCCGCACCGTAGCAGCCACTCCGGGGGGTCGCCAGCCGTCATCCGGTCTTGCCGGCGGGATGCCACAATCGCGCCACCCGAATTTCGCTGGATTCCGATGGCCGGTGCTTCGCTGCTCCTCCTGCTCGACGACATCGCCGCCATCCTCGACGACGTCTCCATCCTCACCAAGGTGGCCGCCAAGAAGACGGCCGGCGTGCTCGGCGACGACCTGGCGCTGAACGCGCAGCAGGTGGCCGGGGTGCGCGCGCACCGCGAGCTGCCGGTGGTGTTCGCGGTGTTCAAGGGGTCGATGCTCAACAAGGCGATCCTGGTGCCGGCGGCGCTGGCGATCAGCCTGTGGCTGCCGTGGCTGGTCACCCCGCTGATGATGATCGGCGGCGCCTACCTCTGTTACGAGGGCGTGGAAAAGCTGGCCCACAAGTTCCTGCACAAGGAGGACGCGCCGCCGCCGCGCAACGATTCGCAGCGGCGCGCCGAGGCGGTGCTGGCGAAAGCGGCCGCCGCGCCGAACGAGGCGGACGTGCTCGCCAGCGAAAAGCAGAAGATCCGCGGTGCGATCCGCACCGACTTCATCCTCTCCGCCGAGATCATCGTGCTGTCGCTGGGCGTGGTGGCGGGTCAGCCGCTGCCGCAGCAGGTGACGGTGCTGGTGGTGATCGCGCTGGCCATGACCTTCGGTGTCTACGGCCTGGTCGCGGGCATCGTGAAGCTCGACGACGTCGGCCTGTGGCTGACCAAGAAGCCCGGGAAGGTCGCATGCATGGTCGGGCGCGGCCTGCTGTACGCCACGCCCTGGCTGATGAAGACGCTGTCGGTGCTCGGCACCGCGGCAATGTTCCTGGTCGGTGGCGGCATCCTGGTGCACTCGATTCCCGTGCTGCACCACGCGGTCGAGGCCCTCGGGCCGGACGGCTGGCTGGGTGCGATCGTCAGCGCGCTGTGCAATGCGCTGGTCGGCATCGCCGCCGGCGCGCTGGTGCTGGGCGCGGTGACGCTGTTCGGAAAGCTGCGCGGCAAGGCGCCGGAGCCGGCGCACTGAAGCTATAGTCGGCACCCGCACCACATCCCGCATCCGATGCCCGATCCGCACAACGCGCCGCGCCGCATCACTGTCGGCCTTGCCGCCGG
This Luteimonas sp. MC1572 DNA region includes the following protein-coding sequences:
- the groL gene encoding chaperonin GroEL (60 kDa chaperone family; promotes refolding of misfolded polypeptides especially under stressful conditions; forms two stacked rings of heptamers to form a barrel-shaped 14mer; ends can be capped by GroES; misfolded proteins enter the barrel where they are refolded when GroES binds), which gives rise to MSAKEIRFGEDARAKMVRGVNILANAVKATLGPKGRNVVLEKSYGAPTITKDGVSVAKEIELADKFENMGAQMVKEVASKTSDNAGDGTTTATVLAQALIREGSKAVAAGMNPMDLKRGIDQAVKAAVAELKAMSKPTADDKAIAQVGTISANSDESIGTIIADAMKKVGKEGVITVEEGSGLDNELDVVEGMQFDRGYLSPYFINNQQSMSADLDDPFILLHDKKISNVRDLLPVLEGVAKSGKPLLIVAEEVEGEALATLVVNTIRGIVKVVAVKAPGFGDRRKAMLEDMAILTGGTVISEEVGLSLEKATIKDLGRAKKIQVSKENTTIIDGAGESSGIEGRIKQIKAQIEDTSSDYDKEKLQERVAKLAGGVAVIKVGASTEIEMKEKKARVEDALHATRAAVEEGVVPGGGVALVRALQAIGQLKGANEDQNHGIVIALRAMEAPLREIVTNCGEEPSVVLNKVKDGSGNYGYNAQTGEYGDMIAFGILDPTKVTRSALQNAASIAGLMITTEAMVAELPKKDEPAMQGGGDMGGMGGMGF
- a CDS encoding ECF-type sigma factor — translated: MVETDITQLLADARNGEPERLGAVFEALYPELRRMARSRLRGHDATLSPTVLVHELFLRVTGSNNLRLADRRHFFAAAAQALRWIMVENARSGSAQKRGSGLAHVELDDQFPAAPVADTAILALHEGLEALDAISTQRRQVVELRYFGGLEFAEVATLLGISERTAQREWERARAFLQAFLDDDHADRPA
- a CDS encoding protein-disulfide reductase DsbD, with the translated sequence MALALLFLPCLAVAAVDVDDLLPVDEAFVLRAQATDAGRIELAWTIADGYYLYRHRMGAEPVDAGFSVDARGLQLPAGRRHTDEFFGEVETYRGRVEAVLTGQAGAAASTRLKVRYQGCADLGVCYPPQTRIVTVALPAAPSSAAPDAGFAALGRALGGGAPQPGAPALSAGGRADALPLPEAQAFGFEAIAGDGNTVLMRFTPAPGYYLYRDRSSFRLEADGITAAAPRWPRGVSHHDEHFGDVVVYFDQVDVPLPLLRRHGEARQATLTATFQGCQNDGICYPPMTRSVRLALPAGTVTPAATPATTPGDAATAVGADAGVRDNAAGGGGDVEAGSGDSGAARLPTSGTGSGVAPGGDASAPAATPDATSDNAARSTPPAAAGTGVLAALLLALAGGLLLNVMPCVLPILSLKVLGLAQTGSGRAAARRHALWYTAGVLAAFAVIGLLVIALRAAGQALGWGFQLQQPGFVAALVLLMAAVGLSLSGVFTIGGSANLGRGLATRSGPLGDFFTGVLACVVASPCIAPFMGGALAFAFAAPTPAALAVFLALGLGLALPFLLVGFVPGLADRLPKPGAWMETLKQVLAFPMYLTAIWLAWVLGKQRGVDAMALVAIGVALMALALWWFERARMRGGWRRLPALALLLVALAPVWMVARLPPPERVQQPAGEATVAYSAARLQALRDEGRVVFVNMTADWCVTCKANERGTLTSDAFRDALERAGATYMVGDWTNVDPEISAFLAVHRAVGVPLYVVYPRDGGPGEVLPAVLDRATAVAAIERAAR
- a CDS encoding endonuclease: MRRSTLSVRCAIALAAFAALPAHADVFVNEIHYDNAGTDVGEAIEIVASAGESLSGYQVVLYNGSNNASYSTTAVPAGNVVACGGQVRLATINYPLDGLQNGSPDGIALIDPQGNVVQFLSYEGAMTASNGPAAGLTSTDIGVFESNMAPVGTSLQLGGTGNTYASFSWADSATQTFGTCNNNQSFGEAGNAAPRVTTTFPANGGTDFPYAADLSVTFSEPVVAQPGAFVLACDGLRRQRLDLDHVAQATTFALTPAKPLVPGQACSLLVDATHIADLDGAALEADTDVAFKVKLPLGGGNGGAGYYGLVNTSSPGQLRCSLHETINGHVAYPYSGSGTSTWTILEIADEDPNDAGKILDVYRNRSYTKGTDRAGSGGSNKYNREHTWPNSLGFPSTTGNKGFPNAPYTDAHMLYLSDELYNSNRGNMPFDNCTQASGCTERVTEANNGRGGGSGTYPGNSNWFKGPNGNQGSFEAWGARKGDMARAVLYMAIRYEGGVHPTNGQAEPDLELTNNRSLIVGTSSSPAYMGMLSTLLDWHAGDPPDDAERARNEVVAAYQGNRNPFIDHPEWASNALFTSTTPTVCELGTPGGDTPRNPKLRPPYRPSTTATPSKVVAAPAKVSAPAIRSAVR
- a CDS encoding co-chaperone GroES, whose amino-acid sequence is MNLKPLYDRVVVKPIEADEVSAGGILIPDNAKEKPTKGEVVAVGEGKALDNGTVRAPKVKVGDKVIYGQYSGSAYKLEGVEYKIVREDDILAVLG
- a CDS encoding acyloxyacyl hydrolase, which translates into the protein MFSPIHSSRALAGLVVVLLGLAAGPVAAREAADIEIALGASNTTDREFTPVASVAWLPELMQMHNAVLRADAGVVYVDGRGDVVGRDLGDSVVVGHVGLRYERTDNGLTLGAGVGGQAGETDALSGDVQFITTGGWRWERFSLLVRHISNASLNSPNDGETMLVAGWRF
- a CDS encoding serine/threonine-protein kinase, whose protein sequence is MPIDPRDLDDWRAADTLFDQWLDLPEGERAAWLAAQRPDPAVAHRLEQLTNAHVRPRASLDPLRGDLAGCRLGSWTLESELGRGGMAVVYRASRDDGMARQHAAIKILTLAALGATGRERFQREAAILARLNHPNITPLTDSGSAADGTCWLAMPLVEGERIDRWCEAHSPDARATVRLYLQVCDAVAYAHRNLVIHRDLKPSNVLVEAGGHVRLLDFGIGQFTDSTDEATQTMWRAMTPGYAAPEQMDGAPPSTAIDVYGLGALLHRLLTGRTPQAATGAGTTTRPSQLVRDSRDACHRHYVPLKNDLDRVLLKALAEQPGARYPSAESFADDLRRWLDGMPVLAQAPGLGYRVRKFVARNALGVAAGVLLAASLAGGIGATLWQASVARNEAANARVQAQRAILVRDFLQRVFASTEPANGRVPDALELLGEGAQRARSEVLADDPLAAADILMLTGRARLELDHVDEARTDLEQARDLFAVHAPDAHAERARVESDLSRLMRDRGEVDAALAHARAGVAFAELALAGANDPRPLLEAKTTLAMGLFSSDPHAAKVMFEEVLEALLQHGLQDTELHLTALGGLGTAMNATDPDDTARIVALAEEEIRLSRLLDGTDSGWHASALANQVPSFSRAGDHARAEQIAFEAAAIADRIYTRPHSTRSSVHCQLAAFLQWRGRHAEALEHYAIANEINTALERSDLHVEACFRYSGYVRAALGDHGAALVDLERSWQILGQHDYRASATGYGSCGVRASVQLRLGDLGGAARTLAGCPMADGEPPQMMHTQAHAELHLVRGELAEAAKLAAEMRGTRPPETGDRYWMRPWMLSLLLAHRQGQHEVLATLESGLAAHAAAEPLARCLARPSEAHCLALP
- a CDS encoding DUF808 domain-containing protein — its product is MAGASLLLLLDDIAAILDDVSILTKVAAKKTAGVLGDDLALNAQQVAGVRAHRELPVVFAVFKGSMLNKAILVPAALAISLWLPWLVTPLMMIGGAYLCYEGVEKLAHKFLHKEDAPPPRNDSQRRAEAVLAKAAAAPNEADVLASEKQKIRGAIRTDFILSAEIIVLSLGVVAGQPLPQQVTVLVVIALAMTFGVYGLVAGIVKLDDVGLWLTKKPGKVACMVGRGLLYATPWLMKTLSVLGTAAMFLVGGGILVHSIPVLHHAVEALGPDGWLGAIVSALCNALVGIAAGALVLGAVTLFGKLRGKAPEPAH